A single genomic interval of Mangifera indica cultivar Alphonso chromosome 5, CATAS_Mindica_2.1, whole genome shotgun sequence harbors:
- the LOC123216928 gene encoding uncharacterized protein LOC123216928: MSSKSQEGESPSPSPSSDGWKERIFIPTVVAGVAGAGYGLISKHRKVYGLANISSTYATNFSIVTACYCGAREFVGASRKTGPDDLFNSAIAGFGSGAILGRLQGGQVGAIRYSIIFAVVGTTVDYATIRLKPMLRNFQESWKNGDWLKLPEWSPIQVLDDEALAEKQAREQKLFAQRALGKLSKEES; encoded by the exons ATGTCTTCGAAGAGCCAAGAAGGAGAGTCCCCATCACCATCACCGTCATCTGACGGCTGGAAAGAGCGAATCTTCATTCCTACCGTCGTCGCAG GGGTTGCGGGCGCAGGATATGGCTTAATATCAAAACATCGAAAAGTTTATGGTCTGGCTAATATATCTTCTACTTATGCTACTAATTTTTCCATCGTCACCGCCTGCTATTGCG GAGCACGTGAATTTGTAGGAGCAAGTCGTAAAACAGGACCTGATGATCTATTCAACTCCGCAATTGCTGGCTTTGGTAGTGGAGCCATTCTTGGGCGTCTTCAAG GTGGTCAAGTTGGCGCAATCCGTTACTCAATCATCTTTGCCGTTGTGGGGACAACAGTGGATTATGCTACTATCAGGCTAAAACCAATGTTAAGGAATTTCCAAGAATCATGGAAGAATGGTGATTGGTTGAAGTTGCCAGAGTGGTCTCCAATTCAGGTTCTTGATGATGAAGCCCTGGCTGAAAAACAAGCTCGGGAACAAAAACTTTTTGCACAACGAGCACTAGGTAAACTAAGCAAAGAAGAATCTTGA